In Desulfonatronum thioautotrophicum, a genomic segment contains:
- the casA gene encoding type I-E CRISPR-associated protein Cse1/CasA: MHFNLLQERWLPVRLADDTTRRITPWEITGKEVPILELAPVRADFRSALYEFLIGLLQTTCPPRDVTDWEERLERPPDEHVLREAMLGLAGYFNLLGERPLFLQDLSIEPAPKLAIPVSALLIDAPAEFFIKPGQVDALCPACAAMALFTMQAFAPSGGRGNRTSLRGGGPLSTILLGDNLWKTLWLNVMPLTERGTAPKPVDADLPGNVFAWAAPTRTSEKEGSQIWPQDVHFLHPYWGMPRRYLLLPEQSEQPVPCSLCEIEGRTIVRKVQQRPHGPNYGDTWRHPLSPYRDQGADKPMLSIKGTAHITGYVHWLGLLHGDSGDVQGRILPARCLAWHARAGFLDVQDQARRLLASGYDVDNMKPRQWCEGELPIVAVPPGLQDDFRREIAALVQAANTVRAHLVVALKEAVYYADKSVSADTSRLANATTDFWGRTETAFYRTVSELPGMMKKEDQEGLLQLRQGWADSLIKEALEIFYGEAETGRFHPDQARRTQKALRKMKNFNRKRLRDILELPKDWRTS; this comes from the coding sequence ATGCATTTCAACCTGTTGCAAGAACGCTGGCTGCCTGTTCGTCTCGCCGACGACACGACGCGCCGGATCACCCCGTGGGAGATCACCGGAAAGGAGGTTCCCATCCTTGAACTTGCTCCGGTCAGGGCGGATTTCCGGAGCGCCTTGTATGAATTCCTGATCGGCTTGCTGCAAACGACCTGCCCGCCCAGGGACGTTACCGATTGGGAAGAGCGGTTGGAGCGCCCCCCGGATGAACACGTTCTGCGCGAGGCAATGCTTGGGCTTGCGGGATATTTCAATCTGTTGGGAGAGCGCCCTCTGTTTTTGCAGGACTTATCCATCGAACCGGCACCCAAACTGGCCATACCGGTCAGTGCGTTGCTTATCGACGCCCCTGCCGAGTTTTTCATCAAGCCAGGACAGGTTGACGCTCTTTGTCCTGCTTGCGCGGCCATGGCCCTCTTCACCATGCAGGCCTTTGCTCCATCCGGAGGAAGGGGCAACCGCACCTCCCTGCGCGGTGGAGGGCCACTGTCCACAATTCTTCTGGGCGACAACCTCTGGAAAACACTCTGGTTGAACGTCATGCCTCTCACGGAACGCGGTACGGCACCGAAACCAGTGGATGCCGACCTTCCGGGCAACGTTTTTGCCTGGGCCGCGCCAACCCGTACCAGTGAAAAGGAAGGCTCACAGATCTGGCCCCAGGATGTCCATTTTCTGCATCCCTACTGGGGCATGCCGCGTCGGTATCTGCTCCTTCCGGAACAGTCGGAGCAGCCTGTACCCTGCTCGCTTTGCGAGATCGAGGGACGCACGATCGTCCGCAAGGTTCAGCAGCGTCCTCATGGACCAAACTACGGAGACACCTGGAGGCACCCCCTGTCGCCCTATCGGGACCAGGGCGCCGACAAGCCAATGCTGAGCATCAAAGGCACGGCGCATATTACCGGATACGTCCATTGGCTTGGACTACTCCATGGCGACTCCGGCGACGTGCAGGGGAGAATCCTTCCGGCCCGCTGTCTGGCTTGGCATGCCAGGGCCGGTTTCCTGGACGTCCAGGACCAGGCACGACGGCTCTTGGCCAGCGGTTATGACGTCGACAACATGAAACCTCGGCAATGGTGCGAAGGCGAACTTCCCATCGTGGCCGTACCCCCCGGCCTTCAGGATGATTTTCGCCGCGAAATCGCGGCCCTTGTGCAGGCTGCCAACACTGTTCGCGCCCACCTTGTCGTGGCCCTGAAAGAGGCTGTTTATTATGCCGACAAGTCCGTATCCGCCGATACTTCCCGTCTTGCCAACGCGACAACCGATTTCTGGGGACGGACCGAAACGGCTTTTTACCGGACTGTTTCCGAACTACCGGGCATGATGAAAAAGGAAGACCAGGAAGGATTGCTTCAGTTACGGCAGGGCTGGGCTGATTCGCTGATCAAGGAAGCCTTGGAGATATTTTACGGTGAGGCGGAAACGGGACGCTTCCACCCGGACCAGGCGCGACGGACCCAGAAAGCGTTGAGGAAAATGAAAAATTTTAACAGGAAAAGGCTGCGGGACATTCTGGAACTTCCAAAGGATTGGAGGACGTCATGA
- a CDS encoding CRISPR-associated helicase/endonuclease Cas3, whose product MTDVTGTFYGYWGKTGPDDSYHLLPYHCLDVAAVLTAMIEKDDRIKLRLTGISGLDVDALLPWLTFFAALHDIGKYSLGFQEKSPEVMALLGKPLTGVCCGDHHTTLGMWFWQNKLARTLTQGQLSLKPRQVRCLAPLAEAAFGHHGQPASLECGRRPFSGSEADVLCLVNIFTGLFLSNAVPPPEEESAWRKLSWLFAGLLVAADWIGSASRWFPLRNDVVALETYWSLACKKAGIAVEESGLLHPSPSPLRDFHALVPNIPIHCPPSPLQEHALNHAPTQGPQLHIFEDLTGAGKTEAALLCAHGIMSQGEAGGLFIALPTMATANAMYARLAETHRTLFAKESRPSLMLAHGARRIHEDFLETIALERNQSARKDWSLENSRAECSAWLADNRKKALLAPCGAGTLDQALLAVLPTRHQSLRLLGLTRVVLVADEIHAYDEYTGELLQKLLTFLGALGASAILLTATLPLALRQKLVDAYCVGRGWDFDVLRESAFPLASRVCAEGIREVPIQASRSLEVAVDQIHDPERMFTALLQARAAGACACWVRNTVDDAIEAYQYLLEAGIPESDIILFHARFAMADRLRIEEQVLTLFGKQASPRDRSGKIVIGTQVLEQSLNLDFDLMLSDVAPMDCLIQRAGRCHRFGKTIHRPEGFSKPLLLVLTPPPDDEPAKNWHPRMFPRACWVYPRQAVLWRTARLLQEKGRLALPEDARELMEGAYGRFEAPDVFLDVDMTPEGEARAKAAMAHRNALAFDLGYRLDAAETMWTSDARVPTRLGEDTVRVRLCRMVQGSIHLWAGPDVSPLNCARSEVPINANRLRSVWPDDPEMLAATEAFAHTMPDEGRHCLVLALRPGPDADQWQALGLDHKERPVRINYDRMGLRLVKE is encoded by the coding sequence ATGACTGACGTGACCGGGACATTTTACGGCTATTGGGGAAAAACCGGCCCCGACGACAGCTACCATCTTCTGCCGTATCACTGCCTGGATGTGGCTGCGGTTCTTACGGCCATGATCGAAAAAGACGATCGAATCAAATTGCGTCTCACCGGCATTTCCGGTCTCGATGTTGATGCCCTATTGCCATGGTTGACCTTTTTTGCCGCGCTTCACGACATTGGCAAGTACTCCTTGGGTTTTCAGGAAAAATCACCTGAAGTCATGGCCCTGCTGGGCAAACCGCTCACTGGAGTATGTTGTGGCGATCACCATACGACTCTGGGCATGTGGTTCTGGCAAAACAAATTGGCCAGAACCCTTACCCAGGGGCAACTTTCCCTGAAACCGCGCCAAGTCCGATGTCTCGCTCCGCTGGCTGAAGCGGCTTTCGGTCACCATGGTCAGCCAGCCTCACTCGAGTGCGGTCGCAGGCCTTTTTCCGGCTCTGAAGCCGACGTTTTGTGCTTGGTCAATATTTTTACCGGGCTTTTTCTGAGCAATGCCGTCCCGCCTCCCGAAGAAGAATCAGCTTGGCGAAAACTTTCCTGGCTGTTTGCCGGACTTCTGGTGGCCGCTGACTGGATTGGCTCCGCCTCCAGGTGGTTTCCGCTACGTAACGATGTCGTTGCACTGGAAACATATTGGTCGCTTGCCTGCAAAAAGGCCGGCATTGCCGTTGAAGAAAGCGGCCTTCTTCATCCATCCCCCTCTCCCTTGCGGGATTTTCATGCCCTGGTTCCGAACATCCCGATTCATTGCCCACCCAGCCCATTGCAAGAGCATGCCTTGAACCATGCACCGACCCAAGGCCCGCAACTGCACATTTTCGAGGATCTGACCGGCGCTGGAAAGACTGAAGCGGCCTTGCTCTGCGCGCATGGCATCATGAGCCAGGGCGAAGCCGGTGGGCTGTTCATCGCTTTGCCGACCATGGCCACGGCCAATGCCATGTATGCTCGATTGGCCGAAACACACCGGACTCTGTTCGCCAAGGAGTCCCGTCCTTCGTTGATGCTCGCGCATGGAGCGCGACGCATTCATGAGGATTTTCTGGAAACCATCGCCTTGGAGCGAAATCAGTCCGCCAGAAAGGATTGGAGTTTGGAGAACAGTCGTGCTGAATGTTCGGCTTGGCTTGCGGACAACCGCAAGAAGGCTCTCTTGGCCCCTTGCGGCGCGGGAACACTGGACCAGGCCTTGCTGGCGGTTTTGCCCACGCGCCATCAAAGTTTGCGCCTGCTGGGGCTGACCAGGGTTGTTCTGGTGGCCGATGAAATCCATGCCTATGACGAATACACCGGGGAGCTATTACAGAAATTGTTGACCTTTCTGGGAGCGTTGGGCGCAAGCGCTATCCTGCTCACGGCCACCCTGCCCCTGGCCCTGCGGCAAAAGCTGGTGGACGCTTATTGCGTCGGCCGGGGCTGGGACTTCGATGTGTTACGGGAAAGCGCCTTTCCCCTGGCCTCACGGGTTTGCGCTGAAGGTATCCGGGAAGTTCCGATCCAGGCCTCGCGTTCTCTGGAAGTGGCCGTTGATCAGATTCATGATCCCGAACGAATGTTCACGGCTCTCTTGCAGGCCCGCGCCGCCGGAGCCTGTGCCTGCTGGGTCAGAAATACGGTGGATGACGCGATTGAAGCGTATCAATATCTTTTGGAAGCAGGTATCCCGGAATCCGACATCATTCTCTTCCACGCCAGATTCGCCATGGCGGACCGTCTACGCATCGAGGAGCAGGTTCTGACTTTGTTCGGAAAACAAGCGTCGCCCCGGGACCGATCCGGGAAAATCGTCATTGGTACGCAGGTTCTGGAGCAAAGTCTCAACCTGGATTTTGACCTGATGCTGTCCGACGTCGCGCCCATGGACTGCCTGATTCAACGTGCCGGGCGCTGCCATCGATTCGGCAAGACCATCCACCGTCCCGAAGGATTTTCGAAACCGTTGCTCCTGGTGCTCACCCCACCACCAGACGACGAACCCGCCAAAAACTGGCACCCGCGCATGTTCCCCAGGGCCTGCTGGGTCTATCCGCGCCAAGCCGTTCTGTGGCGGACGGCCAGACTGCTCCAGGAAAAGGGTCGGCTGGCGCTGCCGGAAGACGCCCGTGAACTCATGGAAGGGGCCTATGGCCGCTTTGAGGCTCCGGATGTTTTTCTGGATGTGGACATGACTCCCGAAGGGGAAGCCCGGGCCAAAGCGGCCATGGCTCACCGCAACGCCCTTGCGTTCGACCTGGGGTATCGGCTGGATGCCGCTGAAACCATGTGGACATCAGATGCCCGGGTTCCCACAAGACTTGGGGAGGATACGGTACGTGTCCGGCTATGCCGCATGGTCCAAGGCAGCATCCATCTCTGGGCCGGTCCCGATGTCTCGCCTTTAAACTGCGCGAGATCCGAAGTCCCGATCAACGCCAACAGGCTGCGTTCCGTCTGGCCGGATGACCCTGAGATGTTGGCGGCCACCGAAGCTTTTGCCCATACCATGCCGGATGAAGGCAGGCATTGTCTGGTCCTGGCTTTGCGCCCCGGACCGGACGCTGATCAATGGCAGGCTCTGGGACTGGACCATAAAGAACGCCCCGTTCGGATCAACTATGACCGCATGGGGTTACGGCTGGTAAAAGAATGA
- a CDS encoding HIRAN domain-containing protein, giving the protein MPMTRRLFLRSLWTLPLLTLPKPAPARALPTTHQTCLLNRFTIAGFQYHDGPTLLHHLTPGQPLTLTAEPDNPFDPFAVRIDYQGRKLGYVPRSDNRHISRLLRKDVHVWCRVREVNGDEWPWRAVLVEVGMGDYA; this is encoded by the coding sequence ATGCCCATGACCAGACGCCTGTTCCTGCGCTCCCTCTGGACCCTGCCCCTGCTGACCCTGCCCAAACCAGCCCCGGCTCGCGCCCTGCCGACCACGCACCAAACCTGCCTCCTGAACCGCTTCACCATCGCCGGGTTCCAGTATCACGACGGCCCGACCCTGCTCCACCACCTCACCCCCGGCCAGCCCCTGACCCTGACGGCCGAACCGGACAACCCGTTCGACCCCTTTGCCGTGCGCATCGATTATCAAGGCCGCAAACTGGGCTATGTGCCCAGAAGCGACAACCGCCACATCAGCCGCCTGCTCCGCAAGGATGTTCACGTCTGGTGCCGGGTGCGGGAGGTCAATGGAGATGAATGGCCCTGGCGGGCGGTGTTGGTTGAGGTGGGGATGGGGGATTATGCTTGA
- a CDS encoding helix-turn-helix transcriptional regulator: MNRAQRIYALHGLLSTHAQALSRRRIQDELECSQATVKRIIAEMRDLLGAPIVFERASGGYRYDSEAGAFELPGFWFNETELHAVLAAIQFLESTQPGLLQQPLRNLLERLRLIVKDMGVDMDDLSRRVLLHPLRPRPVHPPVFEAIAAGLLGSRKIRLLYHGPDKQAPEPRTIHPFRLLRYRDAWYLLAHCERADDRRTFALDRIVEAQALPEQAIRPDNAALDALLRDSFGIFLRNPSHVAVLRYTGQAARWVQSEIWHPDQTGTWRDNAYELRVPYGDHREMTMEILKYGPDVDVLEPEELRMAVRERIMAAAKKYF, translated from the coding sequence GTGAACCGCGCTCAACGCATCTACGCCCTGCACGGCCTCCTCAGCACCCACGCCCAGGCCCTCTCCCGAAGACGCATTCAGGACGAACTGGAATGTTCCCAGGCCACGGTCAAGAGAATCATAGCCGAAATGCGCGATCTGCTGGGCGCGCCCATCGTCTTTGAACGCGCCAGCGGGGGGTATCGGTACGATTCCGAGGCCGGGGCCTTTGAGCTGCCAGGATTCTGGTTCAACGAAACCGAGCTCCATGCCGTGCTGGCGGCCATTCAGTTCCTGGAATCCACACAGCCCGGCCTGCTCCAGCAGCCGCTACGGAACCTCTTGGAGCGTCTACGGCTGATCGTGAAGGACATGGGGGTCGATATGGACGACCTGAGCCGCCGAGTCCTGCTGCACCCTCTGCGCCCCCGTCCTGTCCACCCGCCCGTTTTTGAGGCCATTGCCGCCGGCCTGCTGGGTTCCCGCAAAATCCGACTCCTCTACCACGGACCGGACAAGCAGGCCCCGGAACCCCGGACCATCCATCCCTTCCGCCTGCTCCGCTACCGGGACGCCTGGTACCTGCTGGCCCACTGCGAACGGGCCGACGACCGCCGCACCTTCGCCCTGGACCGGATCGTCGAGGCCCAGGCCCTGCCCGAACAGGCCATCCGTCCGGACAACGCGGCCCTGGACGCCCTCTTGCGTGACTCCTTCGGCATCTTTCTGCGCAATCCCAGCCATGTCGCGGTGCTGCGCTACACCGGCCAGGCGGCCCGCTGGGTGCAAAGCGAGATTTGGCACCCGGACCAGACTGGAACGTGGCGCGACAACGCCTACGAGCTACGCGTCCCCTACGGCGATCACCGTGAAATGACCATGGAAATCCTCAAATACGGCCCGGACGTGGACGTGCTGGAGCCGGAGGAACTGCGCATGGCCGTGCGGGAACGGATCATGGCCGCGGCGAAAAAATATTTTTGA
- a CDS encoding DUF933 domain-containing protein: MKTALIGFAGAGKSELFAALAGTAAPSGRAMVKVPEPRLTPLAELYNPPKITFTEIELLDLPGAAGAKGGGLGDRVLNEVRPYDCLLAVLDGFSGAAEPLDQLQAMEADFLIADLAVVEKRLERIAQDKKKTKLLHDPEEETALLQAKEHLDQERPLRESEALLAQPKLRGFRFLSAKPVLWAWNVGEDKLADVTAPDAGPGVVHIAVSARLERELAELQDDEERRAFMLDLGMERSALDQVVGGIYNLLGLITFLTAGEKEVRAWPLRAGQPAQEAAGVIHSDIQRGFIRAEVLGWEDFLACKTFKTAKERGLLRLEGKEYVVRDGDIIEFRFNV; the protein is encoded by the coding sequence ATGAAAACTGCATTGATCGGATTCGCCGGGGCGGGCAAGAGCGAACTGTTCGCCGCGTTGGCCGGTACGGCCGCGCCTTCGGGACGGGCCATGGTCAAAGTCCCCGAGCCTCGTCTCACCCCTCTGGCCGAACTGTATAATCCACCCAAAATCACGTTTACGGAAATCGAACTGCTGGACCTGCCCGGAGCTGCCGGAGCCAAGGGCGGGGGGCTGGGGGACCGGGTGCTCAACGAAGTCCGGCCCTACGACTGTCTGCTGGCGGTCCTGGACGGTTTTTCCGGCGCGGCGGAGCCTCTGGACCAACTTCAGGCCATGGAGGCGGATTTTCTGATCGCCGATCTGGCCGTGGTGGAAAAACGTCTGGAGCGCATTGCCCAGGACAAGAAAAAAACCAAGCTTCTCCACGATCCGGAAGAGGAAACGGCTCTGCTGCAGGCCAAGGAGCACCTGGACCAGGAGCGCCCGCTGCGGGAGAGCGAGGCCCTGCTGGCCCAGCCCAAGCTGCGGGGCTTCCGCTTTCTGTCCGCCAAGCCCGTGCTCTGGGCCTGGAACGTGGGCGAAGACAAGCTGGCCGACGTCACCGCTCCCGATGCCGGTCCCGGTGTGGTGCACATCGCCGTCTCCGCCCGCCTGGAACGGGAACTGGCCGAATTGCAGGACGACGAGGAGCGCCGGGCCTTCATGCTGGATCTGGGCATGGAGCGCTCCGCCCTGGACCAGGTGGTGGGAGGAATCTACAACCTTCTGGGGCTGATCACCTTTCTCACCGCCGGGGAGAAGGAAGTCCGGGCCTGGCCCCTGCGGGCCGGTCAGCCGGCCCAGGAAGCCGCGGGCGTGATCCACTCGGATATCCAGCGCGGCTTCATCCGGGCCGAGGTGCTGGGCTGGGAGGACTTCCTGGCCTGCAAGACCTTCAAGACGGCCAAGGAGCGCGGTTTGCTGCGCCTGGAGGGCAAGGAGTACGTGGTCCGGGACGGAGACATCATCGAGTTCCGGTTCAACGTGTAA
- a CDS encoding RNA methyltransferase, translating to MPPAHDPAAALLRQRLAVVLFRPKFAENVGSTARACLNMGCERILLVDPRDYALERARPLATVHAEPLLEQARVFEDLPSALAPFTQVYGTTARLGGRRATILSPAQAARQIARQMLEGHDVALLFGPEDRGLTNVEIDRCTHLISIPTATPSVSLNLAQAVLLILYECLLAARGQPSAIPKPPRTDLVTHAEQEALFTALQHLLTTIDVLPRTNPDYGMARLRRMWHRLGLTRKEYTLVMGICRQMQWAVDDREPGR from the coding sequence ATGCCTCCCGCCCACGACCCAGCGGCCGCCCTGCTTCGGCAGCGGCTGGCCGTGGTTCTCTTTCGCCCCAAGTTCGCCGAAAACGTGGGCTCCACGGCCAGGGCCTGCCTGAACATGGGTTGCGAGCGGATTCTGTTGGTGGACCCTCGGGACTACGCATTGGAGCGGGCCAGGCCGCTGGCCACGGTACATGCCGAGCCGCTGTTGGAACAAGCCCGGGTGTTCGAGGATCTGCCCTCGGCCCTGGCCCCGTTCACCCAGGTCTACGGCACCACGGCCCGCCTGGGCGGCCGGCGCGCGACCATCCTCTCCCCGGCTCAGGCCGCCCGGCAAATCGCCCGGCAGATGCTGGAAGGTCATGACGTCGCACTGCTTTTCGGACCTGAAGACCGCGGTCTGACCAACGTCGAAATCGACCGCTGCACCCACCTGATCTCCATTCCCACGGCCACACCCAGCGTCTCCCTGAATCTGGCCCAGGCCGTTTTGCTGATCCTCTACGAATGTCTGCTTGCCGCCCGAGGCCAGCCATCCGCAATTCCCAAACCGCCCAGGACCGACCTCGTTACCCATGCGGAGCAGGAAGCACTCTTCACCGCATTACAGCATTTGCTGACAACCATCGACGTTCTCCCCCGGACCAATCCCGACTACGGTATGGCCCGTCTGCGCCGGATGTGGCACCGCCTGGGGTTGACCCGGAAGGAATACACGCTGGTGATGGGAATTTGTCGACAGATGCAGTGGGCCGTGGATGACCGGGAGCCAGGAAGATAG
- a CDS encoding C40 family peptidase translates to MTQAFAGVLLVTALLVMLAGCGTRQPPPRPAVPGSLAESVVHSAAGMKGQPYVRGGTSPRNGFDCSGLVVWVYGKHGVDLPRTAQEQSRMGNPVPLHQLQAGDLVFFRIGRRGSYHVGIATGRGTFIHSPKPGQRVRSESLFTSYWQQRLVAVRRVL, encoded by the coding sequence ATGACGCAGGCGTTTGCGGGAGTGCTTCTTGTTACGGCGCTTCTGGTCATGCTTGCCGGCTGCGGGACTCGACAGCCTCCTCCGCGACCCGCTGTCCCTGGGAGTTTGGCGGAATCGGTTGTGCACAGCGCCGCGGGCATGAAAGGCCAACCGTATGTTCGGGGTGGAACCTCTCCCCGAAATGGCTTTGATTGTTCCGGCCTTGTGGTCTGGGTGTACGGCAAGCATGGTGTCGACCTGCCTCGGACAGCCCAGGAACAGTCCCGCATGGGAAATCCGGTACCTTTGCATCAACTCCAGGCAGGGGATCTGGTCTTTTTTCGTATCGGCAGACGGGGATCCTACCACGTGGGGATCGCCACGGGACGGGGAACATTCATTCACAGCCCCAAACCCGGCCAGCGCGTGCGGTCGGAAAGTCTTTTCACCAGCTACTGGCAGCAGCGCCTGGTGGCGGTACGCCGCGTGCTTTGA
- a CDS encoding NfeD family protein, giving the protein METTIKKPTWTRKTLLRYGMLQIPGILLIGMVLWTGYYVLGISGRTIWTLFLLWLIKDTVMFFFVWPAYQVSEGDGWYSLNGLRGEVRKPLQPEGYIRIRGVLWKAKCEDTSAIIPAGTQVDVVGREGIVLIVRPRHKPDP; this is encoded by the coding sequence ATGGAAACCACGATAAAGAAACCGACCTGGACGAGAAAAACCCTGCTGCGTTACGGTATGCTGCAGATTCCCGGGATTCTCCTCATCGGCATGGTCTTATGGACGGGGTATTATGTCCTGGGGATCTCCGGAAGGACGATCTGGACACTTTTTCTGCTTTGGCTGATCAAAGACACAGTGATGTTTTTTTTCGTCTGGCCGGCTTACCAGGTCAGCGAAGGTGACGGGTGGTACTCCCTGAACGGTTTGCGGGGCGAAGTCCGCAAACCGCTCCAACCGGAAGGATACATCCGCATCCGAGGCGTGTTGTGGAAAGCAAAGTGCGAGGACACGTCCGCGATCATCCCCGCCGGAACCCAGGTCGATGTCGTCGGCCGCGAGGGCATTGTTCTGATTGTCCGCCCCCGGCACAAACCCGATCCGTAG
- the pnp gene encoding polyribonucleotide nucleotidyltransferase — translation MNDLMNCTRMSTTLNGKEFIIETGRMANQADGAVWVQCGDTVVLVTAVAQALDRDVSFLPLTVNYQEMSYAAGQIPGNFFRREIGRPSDRETLVSRVIDRPIRPMFPKKFPMEIQVIATVLSADPDNDPDVLALTGASAALHISRIPFLGPIAGIRVGCINGEFVLNPSFKELGESTLNLVMAATRDAVVMVEAGATFVPESLIVKALEWGQEQIIPLLDLQDEMREAVGKPKIAPKLTIVDPDLTTLVRDLAQGKLEIALQIPVKAERKEAQKAVHQEVVQALVEKGVDIQAVGAQVDETMEVLEKEVMRSRIQREHKRLDGRDLTTVRPIDIQVGLLPRTHGSALFTRGETKALAVATMGSTRDEQRLDTLAGESTKRFMLHYNFPPYSVGEARMLRGPSRREIGHGQLAERALTPVLPQPEDYPFTLRIVSEVMESNGSSSMATVCGASLALMDAGVPVTEAVAGIAMGLIKEGEDYLVLTDILGAEDHLGDMDFKVAGTAGGITAIQMDIKIAGIPTDVLSRALEQAREARLHILKEMSGVLDKPRSELSPYAPQLSVVHINPEKIREVIGPGGKTVKAITAATGASVDIDDSGKISIFAPTKDALDMAVDMVTFYNQVPEIGKDYTGRVKKIIEFGAVVEILPGVEGLVHVSQLDTSRVEQVADAVQLGQELKVKVIEVEPSGRVRLSRKAVIMEERGEEFDMASAARPTGGARRDGGRDRDRGRGDRGRR, via the coding sequence ATGAATGATCTCATGAACTGCACACGCATGTCGACGACCCTGAACGGCAAGGAATTCATCATTGAAACCGGGCGCATGGCCAATCAGGCCGACGGCGCCGTCTGGGTGCAGTGCGGCGATACCGTCGTGCTGGTCACAGCCGTGGCCCAGGCCCTGGACCGTGACGTCTCCTTCCTGCCTTTGACCGTGAATTACCAAGAAATGTCGTATGCCGCTGGTCAGATTCCCGGCAACTTCTTCCGCAGGGAAATCGGCCGTCCCAGCGATCGGGAAACCCTGGTTTCCCGGGTCATCGATCGACCGATCCGGCCCATGTTTCCGAAAAAATTCCCCATGGAAATCCAGGTTATCGCCACGGTTCTCTCGGCAGACCCGGACAACGATCCGGACGTTCTGGCATTGACCGGAGCTTCCGCCGCCCTGCACATCTCCCGGATTCCTTTTCTGGGACCCATTGCCGGGATCAGGGTGGGCTGCATCAATGGTGAATTCGTGCTCAACCCCAGTTTCAAGGAACTGGGCGAAAGCACCTTGAACCTGGTCATGGCTGCCACCCGTGACGCCGTGGTCATGGTGGAGGCCGGTGCGACCTTTGTCCCGGAATCCCTGATCGTCAAGGCATTGGAGTGGGGGCAGGAGCAGATCATTCCCCTGTTGGACCTGCAGGACGAGATGCGGGAAGCTGTCGGCAAGCCCAAGATCGCTCCCAAGCTGACCATCGTTGATCCGGATCTGACGACCCTGGTGCGCGACCTGGCCCAGGGCAAACTGGAAATCGCCCTGCAGATTCCAGTAAAGGCGGAGCGCAAGGAGGCCCAGAAGGCCGTCCATCAGGAAGTGGTGCAGGCTCTTGTGGAAAAGGGTGTGGACATCCAGGCCGTGGGCGCGCAGGTGGATGAGACCATGGAGGTCTTGGAAAAAGAGGTGATGCGCTCCCGGATTCAGCGCGAGCACAAACGCCTGGACGGTCGGGACCTGACCACGGTCCGGCCCATCGACATCCAGGTCGGCCTGCTGCCGAGGACACACGGCTCGGCCCTGTTCACCCGCGGTGAAACCAAGGCCCTGGCCGTGGCCACCATGGGCAGCACCCGGGACGAGCAGCGCCTGGACACCCTGGCCGGGGAGAGCACCAAGCGATTCATGCTGCACTACAATTTCCCGCCCTACAGCGTGGGCGAGGCCCGGATGCTGCGTGGCCCCAGTCGCCGCGAAATCGGCCATGGACAGCTGGCGGAAAGGGCGCTGACTCCGGTCCTGCCCCAGCCGGAAGACTACCCGTTCACCCTGCGCATTGTCTCCGAGGTGATGGAGAGCAATGGCTCGTCCTCCATGGCCACGGTTTGCGGCGCATCCCTGGCCTTGATGGACGCCGGCGTGCCGGTTACGGAAGCCGTGGCCGGAATTGCCATGGGCTTGATCAAGGAAGGCGAGGACTACCTGGTCCTCACGGACATCCTTGGGGCCGAGGACCATCTCGGGGACATGGACTTCAAGGTTGCCGGCACCGCGGGCGGCATTACCGCGATTCAGATGGATATCAAGATCGCCGGGATTCCCACGGACGTGCTGAGCAGGGCCTTGGAGCAGGCCCGCGAAGCGCGGTTGCATATTCTCAAGGAAATGTCCGGCGTGCTGGACAAACCCCGGAGCGAGCTTTCCCCCTATGCCCCGCAACTCAGCGTGGTGCACATCAATCCGGAAAAGATCCGCGAGGTTATCGGCCCCGGTGGCAAGACCGTGAAGGCCATTACCGCGGCCACCGGCGCTTCCGTGGATATTGATGATTCCGGAAAGATATCCATTTTCGCACCAACCAAGGACGCCTTGGACATGGCCGTGGACATGGTCACGTTCTACAACCAGGTTCCGGAAATCGGCAAGGACTATACCGGTCGGGTGAAAAAAATCATCGAGTTCGGTGCGGTTGTGGAAATTCTTCCCGGAGTGGAAGGCCTGGTGCATGTCTCGCAACTGGACACGTCCCGGGTGGAGCAGGTTGCCGACGCGGTTCAGCTCGGTCAGGAACTGAAAGTGAAGGTGATCGAGGTGGAACCTTCCGGGCGGGTGCGCTTGTCCCGCAAGGCCGTGATCATGGAAGAGCGCGGGGAAGAGTTCGACATGGCCTCCGCGGCTCGGCCCACTGGCGGAGCGCGCCGTGACGGCGGGAGAGATCGCGACCGTGGTCGCGGCGATCGGGGCCGCCGGTAA